The proteins below come from a single Nitrospirota bacterium genomic window:
- the dapB gene encoding 4-hydroxy-tetrahydrodipicolinate reductase: MTSILVKGAGGRMGNKIISLILGDSRFLLSGAVEMKGHPAIGRDAGEMAGVGKSGVRVSEEFPPSVQSGTVCIDFSSPVSTIATCDWAERRGVPLVIGTTGFSSKQIDSLGSTSKKVALVFSPNMSIGVNVMFKLLKEAAAKMSRDYDMEVVELHHHLKKDAPSGTALKMAQILSEAMGEKLEEVAVYHRQGMTGERKKKEIGIQSVRAGDIVGEHTVYFAGLGERLEITHKATSRDNFAQGAIRAAEWVVNRPPGMYDMQAVLGF, translated from the coding sequence ATGACTTCGATTTTAGTCAAGGGCGCCGGTGGAAGAATGGGCAACAAGATTATTTCACTGATCTTGGGGGATTCCCGCTTTCTTCTCTCCGGCGCGGTTGAAATGAAAGGCCATCCCGCAATTGGCAGGGATGCCGGCGAAATGGCAGGTGTGGGAAAATCTGGTGTCAGGGTTTCAGAAGAATTTCCCCCATCCGTTCAATCCGGGACCGTCTGTATCGATTTTTCCTCCCCAGTCTCAACGATTGCGACCTGCGATTGGGCGGAGAGGCGGGGAGTGCCCCTCGTGATTGGAACCACAGGATTTTCTTCAAAACAGATTGATTCCCTTGGCTCTACGTCAAAAAAAGTGGCCCTGGTTTTTTCTCCCAATATGAGCATCGGTGTCAATGTGATGTTTAAACTCCTCAAAGAAGCGGCTGCGAAAATGTCCCGAGACTACGATATGGAGGTTGTCGAGCTTCATCACCATCTCAAAAAAGACGCGCCAAGCGGAACGGCCCTCAAAATGGCTCAGATCCTGTCCGAGGCGATGGGAGAGAAACTGGAGGAGGTAGCCGTCTACCACCGGCAGGGAATGACGGGGGAGAGGAAAAAGAAAGAGATCGGGATTCAGTCGGTGCGCGCGGGGGATATTGTCGGGGAGCATACCGTCTATTTCGCGGGACTGGGAGAACGTCTGGAAATAACCCATAAGGCGACCTCCCGGGACAACTTTGCGCAGGGGGCGATACGGGCCGCGGAATGGGTGGTCAACAGACCCCCAGGAATGTATGACATGCAGGCCGTTCTGGGATTTTGA
- a CDS encoding deoxynucleoside kinase, which yields MKEATKDHRYIAIEGPIGVGKTTLAQMLAKELKGRAILEKVDENPFLAKFYHQPEHYAFQTQLFFLFSRYRQQQELFQLDLFSKSTVLDYLFARDQIFASINLNDEEFVLYQQIQQLLQGQIPKPDLVIYLQAEPKTLFQRIKKRGREFEKEIEEDYLNLLIENYNQFFFNYGDSPLLIIQTNDIDFVQSRPEMEDLIKQIRQMKVGMQYYNPMKIK from the coding sequence ATGAAAGAGGCGACAAAAGATCATCGTTATATCGCAATCGAAGGGCCCATTGGCGTGGGAAAGACCACCCTGGCGCAAATGCTGGCCAAGGAGCTCAAAGGAAGGGCCATTCTTGAAAAGGTAGATGAGAACCCTTTTCTAGCCAAGTTTTATCACCAACCCGAACATTATGCTTTTCAAACGCAGCTGTTTTTTCTCTTTTCACGCTACCGCCAGCAGCAGGAACTTTTTCAACTCGATCTTTTCTCAAAAAGTACGGTTCTGGATTATCTCTTTGCGAGAGACCAGATTTTTGCGTCGATTAACCTGAATGATGAAGAATTTGTTCTCTATCAGCAGATACAGCAGCTCCTCCAGGGCCAAATTCCGAAACCAGACCTGGTGATTTACCTCCAGGCAGAACCCAAAACTTTATTTCAAAGGATCAAAAAACGGGGAAGAGAGTTTGAGAAGGAGATTGAAGAAGATTACCTGAACCTCCTGATTGAAAATTACAATCAGTTTTTTTTCAATTATGGAGATTCGCCTCTTTTGATTATTCAGACCAATGATATCGATTTTGTCCAGTCGAGGCCGGAGATGGAGGATCTGATCAAACAGATCCGCCAGATGAAAGTCGGTATGCAATATTACAATCCCATGAAAATAAAATAG
- the argH gene encoding argininosuccinate lyase, translating into MAVKKESHNKKLWGGRFSETTRLNVEKFTSSIHFDKRLARFDIEGSIAHCKTLHRAGILSRSESAKMIQGLETIQIDIEKGKFKFLESAEDIHMNIELRLIEKIGPVGGKLHTGRSRNDQVVLDLRLYLRSEAEEILGLLNHLQKVMILLAQKHLEAVMPGYTHLQKAQPVLFSHHILAYYEMFERDKERMGDLLRRVNVMPLGSGALAGSGFPLDREYTARLLSFPSVSQNSLDAVSDRDFVIEFHSFASICMMHLSRLSEELVLWSSSEFGFVELPDGFCTGSSMMPQKKNPDVPELIRGKTGHVYGNLVSALTLMKGLPLSYNRDLQEDKVPLFQTLDLIKPVLALTAELLSGLKVNRLALLEGTKSGFLLATDIADYLVGQGVPFRIAHEITGKIVRYCMECGKSLEELTIQEYWKFSRRFNNDIIDLTLNSSLAKRDVIGGTAKSRVVQRLNQLKKRHRIAD; encoded by the coding sequence ATGGCGGTAAAAAAAGAGAGTCATAATAAAAAACTATGGGGGGGCCGTTTTTCTGAAACGACCCGATTGAATGTCGAAAAATTTACCTCTTCCATTCATTTCGATAAAAGACTTGCGCGTTTCGACATTGAAGGGAGCATTGCCCATTGCAAGACGCTTCATCGCGCCGGAATCCTTTCAAGATCGGAATCGGCCAAAATGATTCAGGGGCTGGAAACCATTCAAATTGATATTGAAAAAGGAAAGTTCAAGTTTTTGGAATCGGCCGAAGATATTCATATGAATATCGAATTAAGGTTAATCGAAAAAATCGGGCCTGTCGGAGGAAAACTTCATACGGGGCGAAGCAGGAATGATCAGGTTGTGTTGGACCTCAGGCTCTATTTAAGAAGCGAAGCGGAGGAAATCCTGGGACTTTTGAATCACTTGCAAAAAGTAATGATTCTTCTGGCTCAAAAGCATCTCGAAGCCGTTATGCCCGGATACACGCACCTTCAGAAGGCACAGCCAGTCCTCTTTTCACATCATATTCTTGCTTATTACGAAATGTTCGAGCGGGATAAGGAGCGAATGGGAGATCTATTAAGAAGAGTGAATGTGATGCCGCTTGGATCGGGAGCGCTGGCGGGTTCCGGATTCCCCCTGGATCGCGAATATACCGCCCGCTTGCTCTCGTTTCCGTCAGTCAGCCAAAACAGCCTTGATGCCGTCAGCGACCGCGACTTTGTTATTGAATTTCATTCCTTTGCTTCAATCTGTATGATGCATCTATCGCGTCTTAGCGAAGAGCTCGTCCTCTGGTCGTCTTCCGAATTTGGTTTCGTGGAACTGCCGGATGGTTTCTGCACGGGAAGCAGTATGATGCCGCAAAAGAAAAATCCCGATGTTCCCGAACTGATCCGTGGAAAGACAGGACATGTTTACGGAAATCTGGTTTCGGCTTTAACCCTGATGAAGGGGCTTCCCCTTTCGTATAATCGCGATCTTCAGGAAGATAAAGTACCCCTTTTCCAGACCCTGGATCTAATAAAGCCTGTTTTGGCTTTAACTGCCGAACTCCTTTCCGGATTGAAAGTGAATCGTTTGGCTCTTCTGGAGGGAACGAAGTCGGGTTTTCTGCTGGCAACCGATATTGCGGATTACCTGGTAGGCCAGGGAGTCCCTTTTCGCATTGCGCACGAAATTACAGGGAAAATCGTTCGATACTGCATGGAATGCGGAAAAAGTCTGGAAGAACTCACGATCCAGGAATATTGGAAATTTTCCAGACGATTTAATAACGACATTATCGATCTGACTCTAAATTCTTCTCTTGCCAAGAGAGATGTGATTGGCGGGACTGCGAAATCCCGGGTTGTCCAACGGCTGAATCAGCTGAAAAAACGGCATCGAATAGCGGATTGA
- the folK gene encoding 2-amino-4-hydroxy-6-hydroxymethyldihydropteridine diphosphokinase, with amino-acid sequence MIAFVGIGANLGNRLDTLQRTIARISRFPQTKLSGQSSYYETEPVGGVRQPDYLNAVLRIETSLSARILLTRFLQLEKMAGRIRTLLNAPRTLDIDLLFFGKQIINEEDLLIPHPRLHLRKFALIPLAEIAPEWKHPVFKKTVQELLKMNTSPESVQKLKHDFSETLEIK; translated from the coding sequence ATGATTGCATTCGTCGGAATAGGTGCCAATCTGGGAAACCGGCTGGATACGCTCCAGAGGACGATTGCGAGGATAAGCCGTTTCCCCCAAACCAAACTGTCTGGTCAGTCTTCTTATTATGAAACTGAACCCGTCGGAGGCGTTCGACAGCCGGACTATTTGAATGCGGTTCTTCGGATCGAGACTTCCCTTTCTGCAAGAATTCTTTTAACCCGTTTTCTCCAACTCGAAAAAATGGCTGGTAGAATCCGAACTCTTTTGAACGCTCCCAGAACGCTGGATATCGATCTCCTTTTTTTCGGCAAACAAATTATCAATGAAGAGGATCTCCTGATTCCTCATCCTCGTCTGCATCTTAGAAAATTCGCTTTGATCCCGCTGGCTGAGATTGCGCCCGAATGGAAACATCCTGTCTTTAAAAAGACGGTGCAGGAACTCTTAAAGATGAATACGTCGCCTGAATCGGTCCAAAAGTTAAAGCATGATTTTTCGGAGACTCTTGAAATAAAATGA
- a CDS encoding argininosuccinate synthase has translation MGKSDAKKVVLAYSGGLDTSVIITWLKENYRCRVIAFCADLGQEENLSEVRAKAIKTGADKVYVEDLREEFVRDFVFPMLRAEAIYEGEYLLGTSIARPLIAKKQIDIARKEKADAVAHGATGKGNDQVRFELTYFSLMPSVKIIAPWREWAFRSRGDLIDYAKENQIPVTASRSKPYSIDRNLFHTSYEGGILEDPWKEPPSEMFQMTLSPEKAPQKPQILEIGYEGGNPVALDGEQYSPANLLSRLNRIGGRHGIGRVDLVENRYVGMKSRGVYETPGGTILHKAHRALESITLDREVLHLRDSWIPRYAELVYYGYWYSPERKMLQVAIDQSQERVTGIVRLKLYKGNCLVMGRKSKNSLYQHSLATFDQEDVYNQKDAEGFIKLNALRLKLQSRKF, from the coding sequence ATGGGCAAATCCGACGCAAAGAAAGTCGTCCTGGCTTATTCTGGCGGCCTGGACACCTCGGTGATTATTACCTGGTTGAAAGAAAATTATCGATGTCGGGTGATTGCCTTTTGCGCTGATCTTGGACAGGAAGAGAATCTCTCCGAAGTACGAGCTAAAGCGATCAAAACAGGGGCGGATAAGGTCTACGTCGAGGATCTCCGGGAAGAGTTTGTCAGGGATTTCGTTTTCCCCATGCTGAGAGCGGAAGCGATTTATGAAGGAGAGTACCTGTTAGGAACTTCTATTGCACGTCCGTTAATCGCAAAAAAGCAGATCGATATTGCCCGGAAAGAGAAAGCGGATGCGGTGGCCCATGGTGCAACCGGCAAAGGGAATGATCAGGTTCGATTTGAATTGACCTATTTTTCCCTTATGCCATCGGTGAAAATTATTGCTCCCTGGAGGGAGTGGGCATTTCGATCGAGGGGGGACTTAATAGATTATGCAAAGGAGAACCAGATTCCGGTTACGGCTTCGCGCTCCAAACCGTATAGTATTGACCGAAATCTTTTTCATACCAGCTATGAAGGAGGGATTTTAGAAGATCCCTGGAAGGAGCCTCCTTCCGAAATGTTCCAGATGACGCTTTCCCCCGAGAAGGCACCACAGAAGCCGCAGATTCTCGAAATCGGCTACGAAGGGGGAAATCCGGTGGCTCTGGACGGGGAACAGTATTCACCCGCAAACCTTCTTAGCCGGCTTAACCGGATTGGAGGAAGACATGGCATCGGTCGGGTGGACCTGGTTGAAAACCGTTATGTTGGAATGAAATCCCGCGGCGTCTATGAGACCCCGGGTGGAACGATCCTTCACAAGGCACACAGGGCCCTTGAATCAATTACCCTGGACCGGGAAGTGCTGCACCTGAGAGATTCGTGGATCCCGCGGTATGCGGAACTGGTCTATTACGGTTATTGGTATTCACCGGAACGAAAAATGCTTCAAGTCGCGATCGATCAATCCCAGGAACGGGTAACCGGAATTGTTCGGTTGAAACTTTATAAAGGAAATTGTCTGGTCATGGGGAGAAAATCAAAGAATTCCCTCTATCAACATTCTCTGGCAACGTTTGACCAGGAAGACGTTTATAACCAGAAGGATGCAGAGGGCTTCATCAAACTGAACGCGCTGCGGCTGAAATTGCAATCGAGAAAATTCTAA
- a CDS encoding pantoate--beta-alanine ligase: MKTLISLKEMQSVSSAIRKEGKTVGFVPTMGFLHDGHLSLIREASRRCDQVVVSIFVNPLQFGPLEDFKIYPQDLEGDTFKCQSAGVHFLFVPKSEEMIEGGTKSFIVMEEIMDRYCGASRPGHFQGVATIVLKLLNIVQPQNLFLGAKDFQQTVILKKLVHDFFLPVQVEVLPTLRESDGLAMSSRNSYLTREERRAATVLYRALITGREKYARGERSAEAIKKEIMNEIEKELGARVDYLDIVHPESLERVDPVIPAAVILLALWIGKTRLIDNLALPAMPS; this comes from the coding sequence ATGAAAACATTAATCAGTCTGAAAGAAATGCAGTCCGTTTCGTCGGCGATTCGGAAAGAGGGGAAAACGGTTGGTTTTGTCCCGACCATGGGGTTTCTCCACGATGGTCATCTTTCGCTGATAAGAGAAGCCTCTCGTCGTTGTGATCAGGTGGTCGTATCCATCTTTGTCAATCCGTTGCAGTTTGGTCCACTGGAAGATTTCAAAATTTACCCGCAGGATCTTGAAGGAGATACGTTCAAGTGTCAGTCTGCAGGAGTTCATTTCCTTTTTGTTCCCAAGAGTGAAGAGATGATTGAAGGAGGGACAAAGTCTTTCATTGTCATGGAAGAAATCATGGATCGATATTGCGGTGCGAGCCGTCCGGGTCATTTTCAGGGAGTGGCAACGATTGTTTTAAAGCTTTTGAACATCGTTCAGCCGCAGAATCTATTTCTGGGGGCGAAAGATTTTCAGCAGACGGTGATTCTTAAGAAATTGGTGCATGATTTCTTTCTGCCGGTCCAGGTCGAGGTGTTACCGACCCTTCGGGAGTCCGATGGGTTGGCAATGAGTTCGCGGAACAGTTACCTGACTCGCGAGGAGAGAAGAGCAGCAACCGTTTTGTATCGGGCGTTAATCACCGGAAGGGAGAAGTACGCTCGGGGAGAAAGAAGCGCTGAGGCAATCAAAAAAGAGATCATGAATGAAATCGAAAAAGAACTTGGAGCCAGAGTCGATTATCTGGACATTGTCCATCCGGAGAGTCTGGAACGGGTCGACCCGGTTATTCCAGCTGCCGTTATTCTCCTGGCGCTATGGATCGGCAAAACCCGCCTGATTGACAATCTCGCACTACCCGCAATGCCCTCTTAA
- a CDS encoding 4-hydroxy-tetrahydrodipicolinate synthase, translated as MFSGVMTAMVTPFDQNGRFDSQIMSQLIDFQIEEGVDGIVPCGSTGESATLNHQEHQEVIAFTIKMAKGRTRVIAGTGSNSTEEAIALTQFAEKAGADAALLTTPYYNKPTQEGLFTHYQKIHEKCRIPLILYNIPGRTGVNMLPETVARLASLERIVAIKEASGSLVQMMEIIRLCGDQINLLSGDDGLTLPVLAIGGKGVISVTSNIFPKALQILVDSFNRGDIQKAREVHYQYLPLHDTMFLETNPIPVKAALFLMGKCPNTLRLPLTPLSDKYLEKMKKVLHEYHLIPSGSSEG; from the coding sequence ATTTTTTCGGGAGTTATGACGGCAATGGTTACCCCGTTTGATCAGAACGGCAGGTTTGATTCACAGATCATGTCCCAGCTGATTGATTTTCAGATTGAGGAAGGGGTTGATGGAATCGTTCCGTGTGGATCCACAGGCGAGTCTGCCACCCTCAATCATCAGGAACATCAGGAGGTGATCGCATTTACCATCAAAATGGCAAAAGGAAGAACCCGTGTGATCGCCGGTACCGGCTCTAACAGTACAGAAGAAGCCATCGCCCTGACCCAGTTTGCCGAAAAGGCGGGTGCAGATGCCGCGCTTTTGACAACGCCGTACTACAATAAACCGACTCAGGAAGGTCTCTTTACTCACTATCAGAAGATTCACGAAAAGTGTCGAATTCCCCTTATTCTATACAATATACCGGGCCGTACCGGTGTCAACATGCTCCCCGAGACGGTGGCTCGGTTGGCGTCGCTTGAAAGGATTGTCGCAATCAAAGAGGCTTCGGGTTCCCTGGTCCAGATGATGGAAATCATCCGCCTCTGCGGAGATCAAATCAACCTGTTATCAGGAGATGACGGGTTGACCCTTCCTGTTCTAGCCATCGGAGGGAAAGGGGTTATTTCGGTGACTTCCAATATTTTTCCAAAAGCCCTGCAAATTCTTGTCGATTCGTTCAATCGGGGAGATATTCAAAAAGCAAGAGAGGTTCACTACCAATACCTTCCCCTTCATGACACGATGTTTCTGGAAACAAATCCGATTCCGGTAAAGGCGGCTCTCTTCCTGATGGGAAAATGCCCCAATACGCTCAGGCTTCCACTGACCCCCCTGTCGGACAAGTACCTGGAAAAAATGAAAAAAGTTTTGCATGAATACCACCTGATTCCATCGGGGAGTTCCGAAGGATGA
- a CDS encoding diaminopimelate epimerase, giving the protein MKQSIEFFKMSGSGNDFIVIDNRNQKVKNNSAKTFVKKVCTKGLSVGSDGLILIEKSTKADFKWRYFNADGEEVTFCGNGSRCAAYFSVLKKIARPSLTFETKAGIVSAEVKKNSVKVSMMLPGRIELNKNLFFSQRKWEGHFMILGVPHWIHFAKDIDLINVSEIGSRVRHHMEFLPDGTNANFVDILNEREIRMRTFERGVEAETLACGTGAVASVLTGHILYNLSSPVTVYPKGNIPLTVYFKKRDNEFSDIFLEGDSRVIYEGILHPDAWNY; this is encoded by the coding sequence ATGAAACAGTCCATCGAATTTTTTAAAATGAGCGGAAGCGGTAACGATTTTATTGTTATCGATAACCGAAATCAGAAAGTAAAAAACAATTCCGCAAAAACTTTTGTTAAAAAAGTATGTACGAAAGGTCTTTCTGTCGGGTCCGACGGCCTGATCCTGATCGAAAAATCAACCAAAGCTGATTTTAAATGGCGCTATTTTAATGCGGATGGCGAAGAGGTGACCTTTTGCGGCAATGGCTCACGATGTGCCGCCTATTTTTCGGTTTTAAAAAAGATTGCGCGTCCTTCTTTGACGTTTGAAACCAAAGCGGGCATTGTATCTGCCGAAGTAAAAAAAAATTCCGTCAAGGTCAGCATGATGCTCCCAGGTCGGATTGAGTTAAATAAAAATCTTTTTTTTAGCCAAAGAAAATGGGAAGGTCATTTCATGATCCTGGGCGTGCCGCACTGGATCCATTTTGCCAAGGATATTGACCTGATCAATGTTTCGGAGATTGGGAGCAGGGTTCGACACCATATGGAGTTTCTGCCGGATGGAACCAATGCGAACTTTGTTGACATTCTGAACGAACGTGAGATCAGAATGCGAACCTTTGAAAGAGGGGTTGAAGCTGAAACACTGGCCTGCGGAACAGGCGCCGTTGCCAGTGTGCTGACAGGACACATTCTATATAATTTGTCATCACCTGTTACGGTCTACCCAAAAGGAAATATCCCGCTGACCGTTTATTTTAAGAAGAGAGATAATGAGTTTTCTGACATTTTTCTGGAAGGAGATTCCAGAGTCATTTATGAAGGGATATTACATCCGGATGCCTGGAATTACTGA
- the lysA gene encoding diaminopimelate decarboxylase, giving the protein MDIFHDVTNQLYCEEVPVSKIAFEVGTPFYLYSYRSLTSQFKAYDAAFQDIPHLICYAVKANSNLAILKTFGKMGGGADIVSGGELFRSLRAGIPSEKIVFAGVGKMRGEIASALRTGIYLMNVESFQELQLIDEVAKSERKTAPVAIRVNPSIDPMTHPYISTGMKESKFGIDMEEALEVYLEAKSLTHVKMIGVHQHIGSQLTELAPFVEAIKKVAEFIQKVRSHDIHISVLDIGGGLGIPYEGESAPSPSEMAAAIIPILKPLGCRIILEPGRSLVGKSGSLISRVLYTKTSSDRSFVVVDAGMSELIRPSLYQAYHEIRPLVQADRPFKKVDVVGPVCESGDFFAKEREMGELYPGEYLAIMDAGAYGFSMSSHYNSRPNVPEVLVNGSHFSVIREREDFEDLVRREKIPPFLT; this is encoded by the coding sequence ATGGACATTTTTCATGACGTGACAAATCAGCTTTATTGTGAAGAGGTTCCGGTATCTAAAATAGCGTTCGAAGTGGGAACACCGTTCTATCTTTACAGTTACCGATCTTTGACCAGCCAATTTAAGGCTTACGATGCCGCTTTCCAGGATATTCCCCACCTGATCTGCTATGCCGTCAAGGCCAACTCCAACCTGGCGATATTAAAGACTTTCGGAAAGATGGGCGGCGGAGCGGATATCGTTTCAGGAGGAGAACTGTTCAGGTCACTTCGTGCAGGAATCCCTTCTGAAAAGATTGTTTTTGCAGGCGTGGGAAAAATGCGGGGCGAGATTGCGTCCGCGCTTCGGACCGGAATATACCTGATGAATGTGGAGTCTTTTCAGGAACTTCAGCTCATCGATGAGGTCGCAAAATCCGAAAGAAAGACCGCTCCGGTTGCCATTCGAGTTAATCCCAGCATCGACCCAATGACCCATCCTTATATTTCAACCGGAATGAAGGAGAGCAAATTTGGAATTGATATGGAAGAAGCCCTGGAAGTGTATTTGGAAGCCAAATCCCTGACCCATGTCAAAATGATCGGAGTGCATCAGCATATCGGGTCCCAATTGACCGAATTGGCCCCTTTTGTTGAAGCGATTAAAAAAGTGGCAGAGTTTATTCAAAAGGTAAGATCCCATGACATCCACATTTCGGTTCTCGATATCGGGGGTGGTTTGGGAATTCCCTATGAGGGAGAATCCGCTCCGAGCCCTTCTGAAATGGCGGCTGCCATTATTCCAATATTGAAGCCGCTCGGTTGCCGGATTATTCTGGAGCCGGGGCGGTCCCTTGTCGGAAAAAGTGGTTCTTTGATCTCCCGGGTCCTATATACTAAAACTTCTTCCGACAGATCGTTCGTCGTAGTCGACGCGGGAATGTCTGAACTCATCCGTCCCTCGTTGTATCAGGCCTATCATGAGATCCGTCCTCTCGTTCAGGCAGACCGGCCTTTTAAAAAAGTGGACGTGGTAGGACCGGTTTGCGAATCGGGTGATTTCTTTGCGAAAGAACGGGAGATGGGAGAGCTTTATCCGGGTGAATATCTGGCGATTATGGATGCCGGAGCCTACGGATTTTCCATGTCGTCTCATTATAATTCCCGGCCGAATGTCCCCGAAGTCCTGGTGAATGGGTCCCATTTTTCCGTGATCCGCGAGAGAGAGGACTTTGAGGATCTGGTGCGGCGGGAAAAAATCCCTCCTTTTTTAACCTGA